The genomic DNA TCCGACAGAAAGGGATGTGTATGTAGAGTCCGGCGTTCATAACTCACGCCCAACAGACGCTAGAGTCCTCTGACGATTAGCCAAGGGCTGCACATTCTTGCTTAATCTGTTCCATCAGGCCATGATCCGCAAAGCTGTAGGGCTGCTGGCTGCCACCCACGATAAAGTGATCCAGCACCGTGACCGTAACGTAGGACAGAGCGATATAAAGTTTTTTGGTAAGACGCCTATCTTCTGAGGATGGCTCAAGTTTTCCGGAAGGATGGTTGTGCCCTAAGACAACTGCCGTGGCGTTATAGGCGAGCGCTTTTTTGATGATTTCCCTGGGATAAATGGTGTTTGAGTTGATAGTGCCTTCGGCAAGAAACTCTGAGTCGATAATGGCATGACTTGTATCAAGAAACATGACCCAGAACACCTCTTTTTTCAGGTCACGCATAGCATGGACAAGATATTCGGCTACGTCACGGGATGAACTGATATACTGCTTGTCTTTAAGGCGCTGCCGCAG from Desulfobulbaceae bacterium includes the following:
- the radC gene encoding DNA repair protein RadC, coding for MEKDQWQEKGAGHRQRLRDKFLAQGIEAFTDSEVLELILALGTPRKDTKEPARALLKEYGTLAHVLELSQPELSKIHGVGDKNSFAIHFIHAVARRYLRQRLKDKQYISSSRDVAEYLVHAMRDLKKEVFWVMFLDTSHAIIDSEFLAEGTINSNTIYPREIIKKALAYNATAVVLGHNHPSGKLEPSSEDRRLTKKLYIALSYVTVTVLDHFIVGGSQQPYSFADHGLMEQIKQECAALG